A window of the Polaribacter sp. HaHaR_3_91 genome harbors these coding sequences:
- a CDS encoding LLM class flavin-dependent oxidoreductase, whose product MKTQNTAYSILDLALVSKGNTLKDTFNNVRELAQNAETFGYTRYWLAEHHNSTNIGSIATSILIGYAAEGTKTIRVGSGGVMLPNHSPLIVAEQFGTLGALYPNRIDLGLGRAPGTDRETAQAIRSDFMEAAQHFPREIEKIQTYFSKENEQAKVRATVAEGVDVPLYVLGSSTDSAHLAAKKGLPYAFASHFATTHLWNALAIYREEFQPSDVLEKPYIIAGVNIIIAETDEEAANLSTSLIRMILGLFTGKRDFVQPPTPMTDYYKEILENPQVHQMLKYSFIGSKATVKAQVKEFLAQTQADELIAVTNIYGIDDRIRSYKLFAEIMKELNS is encoded by the coding sequence ATGAAAACTCAAAATACCGCATATTCCATTTTAGATCTTGCTTTAGTTTCTAAAGGAAATACTTTAAAAGATACTTTTAACAATGTACGAGAACTGGCACAAAATGCCGAAACATTTGGGTATACGCGCTATTGGTTAGCAGAACATCATAACTCTACTAATATTGGTAGTATTGCTACCAGTATTTTAATTGGTTATGCCGCTGAAGGAACAAAGACCATTCGTGTTGGTTCTGGTGGTGTTATGTTGCCTAATCATTCGCCTTTAATTGTGGCCGAACAATTTGGTACGTTAGGTGCTTTGTATCCAAATAGAATAGATTTAGGTTTGGGGAGAGCTCCCGGTACCGACAGAGAAACGGCACAAGCCATTCGATCGGATTTTATGGAAGCAGCGCAACATTTTCCGAGAGAGATAGAAAAAATTCAGACTTATTTTTCTAAAGAAAACGAGCAAGCAAAAGTAAGAGCAACCGTTGCAGAAGGAGTAGATGTGCCACTTTATGTTTTAGGATCTAGCACAGACAGTGCACATTTGGCAGCTAAAAAAGGATTGCCGTATGCATTTGCAAGTCATTTTGCTACTACACATTTATGGAATGCTTTGGCAATTTATAGAGAAGAATTTCAACCTTCGGATGTTTTAGAAAAACCGTATATCATTGCGGGTGTAAATATTATTATTGCAGAAACAGATGAAGAAGCAGCCAATTTATCTACTTCTTTAATTAGAATGATACTTGGTTTGTTTACAGGAAAAAGAGATTTTGTACAACCACCAACGCCAATGACGGATTATTATAAGGAGATTCTAGAAAATCCACAAGTGCATCAAATGCTAAAATATTCTTTTATAGGAAGTAAAGCAACTGTAAAAGCACAAGTAAAGGAGTTTTTAGCACAAACACAAGCAGACGAATTGATTGCCGTAACTAATATATATGGTATTGATGATAGAATACGATCTTATAAATTGTTTGCAGAAATTATGAAAGAGTTGAATTCTTAA
- a CDS encoding redoxin domain-containing protein, with amino-acid sequence MHSFIKSIPVLDLEGNAVDLITAYQNKVLLLIIYNNDCLGCTGRAIPLAYEFQQKYPTIQVAGIHADFPNREGTKANIKSIFTSGENPFPIYIDKNHKVYDQFKAEGTPQWLLITEKGELYRSIFGSQENAANRLFYALESLDEK; translated from the coding sequence ATGCATAGTTTTATAAAATCAATCCCTGTTTTAGATTTAGAAGGTAATGCTGTAGATTTAATAACTGCTTATCAAAATAAAGTTTTACTATTGATAATTTATAACAACGATTGTTTAGGCTGCACGGGGCGTGCCATTCCGTTGGCGTATGAATTTCAGCAAAAATATCCAACCATTCAAGTTGCTGGCATTCATGCCGATTTTCCAAATAGAGAAGGAACAAAAGCCAATATTAAAAGTATTTTTACAAGTGGTGAGAATCCATTTCCTATTTATATTGATAAAAACCACAAAGTTTATGATCAATTTAAAGCAGAAGGAACGCCACAATGGTTGTTAATTACAGAAAAAGGAGAATTGTATCGTTCTATTTTCGGGTCGCAAGAAAATGCAGCAAATCGTTTGTTTTATGCTTTAGAAAGTTTAGATGAAAAGTAA
- a CDS encoding porin, translating to MKVIRLLFILTLLSNFSYGQSNKLKLNLDETGETYIKASLRMNLWARYMDTNPGTTINNETANNVFDVSIRRLRMGVSAQLTPKLYVYSLFGGNNMNSKSEKDFKFGVLDLYAEYEFAKEFALGFGESGWDGLNRWNVRSSANLMAIDAPLYSLLTVNKNDDIARGLGIWAKGQIHKFDYILSLKDPVQYGIAATEGKVDYAINKPRKRISGYVKYEFLDNESNKSAYSGGAGTYLGTKNILNLGAGFMNQPKMTSQLVNGIEKYYDFKNWAVDVFYDAPLNKEKGTAITTYLGYNHNDFGPNYVRNVGANDITSGGTSFNGSGNDFPMMGTGNTTFFQLGYLLAKGKKSYQLQPNIAIQYSDFDALDDTMVVYDLGVNCFFKGHSNKLSLGYQNRPVYQNINNQIKVDERKGMLVLQYQIIVN from the coding sequence ATGAAAGTAATAAGACTTCTTTTTATTTTAACATTATTATCCAATTTTAGCTACGGACAAAGCAATAAACTAAAATTAAATCTCGATGAAACAGGGGAAACCTATATAAAAGCCTCGCTTAGAATGAATTTATGGGCTAGGTATATGGATACTAACCCGGGTACAACTATAAATAATGAAACTGCTAACAATGTGTTTGATGTCTCTATAAGAAGATTAAGAATGGGAGTTTCTGCACAATTAACACCTAAATTATATGTATACTCTTTGTTTGGTGGTAATAATATGAATAGCAAATCTGAAAAAGATTTTAAGTTTGGTGTTTTAGATTTGTATGCCGAATATGAGTTTGCAAAGGAATTTGCTTTAGGTTTTGGAGAATCTGGTTGGGATGGTTTAAACCGTTGGAATGTAAGAAGTAGTGCTAATTTAATGGCTATTGATGCTCCTTTGTATTCTCTACTAACAGTAAATAAAAATGATGATATTGCTCGTGGATTAGGTATTTGGGCTAAAGGACAAATACATAAGTTCGATTATATACTATCTTTAAAAGACCCTGTTCAATATGGAATAGCAGCAACGGAAGGTAAAGTAGACTATGCAATTAATAAACCAAGAAAAAGAATTTCTGGTTATGTCAAATATGAGTTTTTAGATAATGAAAGTAACAAATCTGCCTACAGCGGAGGAGCAGGAACTTATTTAGGAACAAAAAATATTTTAAATCTAGGTGCTGGTTTTATGAATCAACCTAAAATGACTTCGCAATTGGTAAATGGTATCGAAAAATATTACGATTTTAAAAATTGGGCAGTAGATGTGTTTTATGATGCTCCTTTAAATAAAGAAAAAGGAACTGCTATTACTACTTATTTAGGATACAATCATAATGATTTTGGCCCTAATTATGTTAGAAACGTTGGTGCGAATGATATTACCTCTGGAGGGACCTCTTTTAATGGAAGTGGTAACGATTTCCCGATGATGGGAACCGGAAATACTACCTTTTTTCAATTAGGATATTTATTAGCAAAGGGTAAAAAAAGTTATCAATTACAACCTAATATTGCTATACAATATTCAGATTTTGATGCCTTAGATGATACCATGGTGGTGTATGATTTAGGAGTAAACTGTTTCTTTAAAGGGCACAGTAATAAATTAAGTTTAGGATATCAAAATAGACCTGTTTATCAAAATATAAACAATCAAATAAAAGTAGATGAACGTAAAGGTATGTTGGTATTACAGTATCAAATAATAGTAAATTAA
- a CDS encoding group III truncated hemoglobin, with translation MKEIENRADINILVTTFYNEVRKDALLSPIFNHHLKAEQWPPHLEKLTDFWVTALLGDVCFKGNPTKAHLKVDKHLKHTMSQEHFGQWLQIWFQTIDSLYFGDVAQRAKDASRRMATGQYLNVWKSRGV, from the coding sequence ATGAAAGAAATAGAAAACAGAGCAGATATAAATATATTGGTCACTACTTTTTATAATGAAGTTAGAAAAGATGCGTTATTAAGTCCCATATTTAATCATCATTTAAAAGCAGAACAATGGCCTCCACATTTAGAAAAGTTAACTGATTTTTGGGTGACGGCATTATTGGGTGATGTTTGCTTTAAAGGAAACCCTACAAAAGCACATTTAAAAGTCGATAAACATTTAAAGCATACCATGAGTCAGGAACATTTTGGACAATGGTTACAGATTTGGTTTCAAACAATTGATTCTTTATACTTTGGTGATGTAGCACAAAGAGCCAAAGATGCGTCTAGAAGAATGGCAACAGGCCAGTATTTAAATGTTTGGAAAAGTAGAGGAGTGTAA